The Zonotrichia albicollis isolate bZonAlb1 chromosome 6, bZonAlb1.hap1, whole genome shotgun sequence genome window below encodes:
- the DCAF4 gene encoding DDB1- and CUL4-associated factor 4 isoform X4: MYDNLYFTNRKVNSVCWASLTHPDSHVLLCLMGIAETPGCASLLPASLFSSTNPGDRPGMLCSFKISTAWSCAWCLNPQADNCFSTGLTRRVLVTNVVTGHRQTFGTSSDVLAQQFATQTPVLYNGCRSGEIFSIDVRQRNRKGQSWKAIRLFHGSAVTSIHLMEAEHYLMAADMAGKIKLWDLRAAKCVKQYKGHHNEYALLPLHVNEEEGLLIAVGQDCYTRIWSLQDTHLLRTIPSPHPSSKDAIPSVVFSSRLGGSRGVPGLLMAVKQDLYHFSYN; the protein is encoded by the exons GCTGTGTCTCATGGGAATTGCAGAAACACCAGGCTGTGCCAGTCTGCTTCCAGCATCATTGTTCAGCAGCACTAACCCAG GAGATCGACCTGGAATGCTGTGCAGTTTCAAGATATCCACTGCCTGGTCCTGCGCTTGGTGCCTGAATCCCCAAGCAGACAACTGCTTTAGCACAG GCCTGACACGACGAGTTCTTGTGACCAATGTAGTGACAGGGCATCGTCAGACATTTGGAACCAGTAGTgatgtgctggcacagcagtttgCCACGCAG ACCCCAGTGCTGTACAATGGCTGCCGTTCGGGTGAGATTTTCAGCATTGACGTGCGCCAACGTAACCGCaaggggcagagctggaaagCAATTCGTCTCTTCCATGGCTCAGCAGTTACATCTATTCACCTTATGGAGGCTGAACATTATCTGATGGCAGCAGATATGGCTGGAAAG ATAAAACTGTGGGACCTGAGAGCAGCGAAGTGTGTGAAACAGTACAAAGGTCACCACAATGAATATGCTCTTCTCCCTTTGCATGTCAATGAGGAGGAAGGACTCCTTATAGCAG TTGGTCAGGATTGCTACACCCGAATCTGGAGTCTCCAAGATACTCATCTGCTTAGAACCATCCCTTCTCCCCACCCATCATCCAAAGATGCCATTCCTAGTGTGGTGTTTTCTTCAAGACTTGGGGGTAGCCGAGGAGTTCCTGGCTTACTCATGGCTGTCAAACAGGATCTCTACCACTTCTCCTATAACTGA
- the ZFYVE1 gene encoding zinc finger FYVE domain-containing protein 1, which produces MSAHTQTVEKGQNTTLLCQESYVCSGTDEAIFECDECRSLQCQRCEEELHQPERLRNHERTRIKPGHVPYCDSCKGANGNIMHASMTGSRQIAAVRCQVCKINLCVECQKRTHAGGNRRKHPVTVYHAGKAQEQEEEEGMDEETKRRKMTEKVVSFLLVDETEEIQVRNEEDFIKKLDCSPDQHLKVVSIFGNTGDGKSHTLNHTFFYGREVFKTSPAQESCTVGVWAAYDPVRRVVVIDTEGLLGATVNLSQRTRLLLKVLAISDLVIYRTRADRLHNDLFKFLGDASEAYLKHFTKELKATTARCGLDVPLSTLGPGVIIFHETVYTKLLGSDHPSEVPEKLIQDRFRKLSCFPEAFSSIHYKGTRTYNPPTDFSGLRRAVEQQLENNTTRSPRQPGVIYKALKALSDRFSGEIPDDQMAHSSFFPDEYFTCSSVCLSCGCGCKKSMNHAKEGVPHESKTRCRYSHQYDNRVYTCKACYERGMEVSVVPKTSASTDSPWLGLAKYAWSGYVIECPNCGVVYRSRQYWFGNQDPVNTVVRTEIEHVWPGTDGFLKDNNNAAQRLLDGMNFMAQSVSELSLGPTKAVTSWLTDQIAPAYWRPNSQILSCKKCNTPFKDNDTKHHCRACGEGFCDGCSSKTRPVPERGWGPAPVRVCDNCYDNRGLQLDVAELPSDEEGGTLIARKVGEAVQNTLGAVVTAMDIPLGLVKDAARPAYWVPDHEILHCHNCRKEFSIKLSKHHCRACGQGFCDECSHDRRAVPSRGWDHPVRVCFNCNKKPGDL; this is translated from the exons ATGAGTGCCCACACGCAAACTGTGGAGAAAGGACAGAACAcgaccctgctgtgccaggaaaGCTATGTTTGCAGTGGGACAGATGAAGCAATCTTTGAGTGTGATGAGtgcaggagcctgcagtgcCAGCGTTGTGAAGAAGAGCTGCATCAGCCAGAAAGGTTGCGGAACCATGAACGGACCCGTATAAAACCCGGCCATGTCCCGTACTGTGACTCCTGCAAAGGTGCCAATGGGAACATAATGCATGCCAGTATGACGGGCTCGAGGCAGATAGCAGCAGTCAGGTGCCAGGTGTGCAAAATCAACCTCTGTGTGGAGTGTCAGAAGAGAACACATGCAGGGGGGAACAGAAGGAAGCACCCTGTCACGGTATACCatgctggcaaagcccaagaacaggaagaggaggaggggatggatgAGGAGACCAAGAGAAGGAAGATGACAGAGAAAGTTGTGAGTTTCCTCTTGGTGGATGAAACTGAGGAGATTCAG gtaaggaatgaggaagactTTATTAAGAAACTGGACTGCAGTCCTGACCAGCACCTAAAGGTGGTGTCCATCTTTGGGAACACAGGGGATGGCAAGTCTCACACCCTTAACCACACTTTCTTCTATGGCCGAGAAGTGTTCAAGACGTCTCCTGCGCAGGAGTCTTGCACAGTTGGCGTCTGGGCAGCCTATGACCCTGTCCGCAGAGTGGTGGTCATTGATACAGAGGGCCTGCTGGGGGCCACTGTCAACCTGAGCCAGAGAACACGGCTGCTGCTGAAGGTCCTGGCCATCTCTGACCTTGTCATCTACCGTACTCGTGCTGACAGGCTCCACAATGACCTCTTCAAATTCCTTGGTGATGCCTCGGAGGCTTATTTAAAACACTTCACCAAGGAGCTAAAAGCTACCACAGCCCGCTGTGGCCTAGATGTTCCTCTGTCAACTTTGGGTCCAGGTGTCATCATCTTTCATGAGACTGTGTACACCAAGCTACTGGGCTCTG ATCATCCTTCTGAGGTTCCTGAGAAGCTCATTCAGGATCGGTTTCGGAAGCTAAGCTGTTTTCCTGAGGCTTTCAGCTCAATTCACTACAAGGGAACAAGAACATACAATCCTCCAACAGATTTCTCTGGGCTTAGGCgagctgtggagcagcagctggagaacAATACTACTCGGTCACCTAGACAGCCTGGGGTTATCTACAAAGCACTAAAA GCTCTAAGTGACCGGTTCAGTGGGGAGATCCCTGATGATCAGATGGCTCACAGCTCTTTCTTTCCAGATGAATATTTCACATGCTCCTCTGTGTGCCTCAGCTGTGG GTGTGGCTGTAAGAAGAGCATGAACCATGCAAAGGAAGGAGTCCCTCACGAATCCAAAACTCGATGCAGATATTCTCACCAGTATGATAACAGAGTCTACACTTGCAAG GCCTGTTATGAACGAGGGATGGAGGTCAGCGTGGTGCCAAAAACCTCTGCTTCCACGGATTCCCCATGGCTGGGCCTTGCCAAGTATGCCTGGTCAGG gtACGTGATTGAGTGCCCCAACTGCGGGGTGGTGTATCGCAGCCGGCAGTACTGGTTTGGCAACCAAGACCCTGTGAACACTGTAGTGAGGACAGAAATTGAGCATGTCTGGCCAGGG ACTGATGGATTTCTGAAAGACAACAACAATGCAGCCCAGCGTTTGTTGGATGGCATGAATTTCATGGCTCAGTCAGTATCTGAACTTAGCCTGGGACCCACAAAAGCTGTGACCTCCTGGTTGACAGACCAGATTGCCCCAGCTTACTGGAGACCCAACTCCCAGATTCTG AGTTGTAAGAAGTGCAACACACCTTTCAAAGATAACGACACAAAGCATCACTGCCGGGCCTGTGGAGAGGGCTTCTGTGATGGCTGTTCTTCCAAGACCCGTCCGGTGCCTGAGCGAGGCTGGGGACCAGCACCAGTGCGCGTGTGTGACAACTGCTATGACAACAGGGGCCTCCAGTTAG ATGTGGCTGAACTGCCTTCAGATGAGGAAGGGGGTACACTTATTGCCAGGAAGGTGGGGGAAGCTGTGCAAAACACGCTTGGAGCGGTGGTGACAGCCATGGACATTCCTTTAG GTCTGGTAAAAGATGCTGCCCGACCTGCATACTGGGTACCAGATCATGAAATCCTGCACTGCCACAATTGCCGGAAGGAATTCAGTATCAAACTCTCCAAGCACCACTGCCGGGCCTGTGGCCAGGGATTCTGTGATGAGTGCTCACACGACCGCAGGGCGGTTCCCTCTCGCGGATGGGATCACCCCGTCCGAGTTTGCTTTAACTGCAATAAAAAGCCTGGTGACCTTTAa